ATCAAGTTGAATTCGACTCAAGCTCAAATAAGCTCGCCAAAATTGTCCCAAGCGCAGAAACGCGCGGAGGAAGGAGTGAAACAGGGTAGAAGTAACAACGGGAGCTTTTTGGAGGCTATAGCCGGGATAACCACGCACGATTACGCGTGCCTTATCTGCAAAACGCGCGATGAAATGGCGGATGCGGTGGCGCCGTTTGTGGCATGCGGCCTGGCGGCCGGGGATGCGTGCCTTGTGGCCTCGGACAAACGCGCGATTACATCCATCCAAAAAGCGCTGCCGGCGTCGCAATTTAACGCC
This window of the bacterium genome carries:
- a CDS encoding MEDS domain-containing protein, producing MKQGRSNNGSFLEAIAGITTHDYACLICKTRDEMADAVAPFVACGLAAGDACLVASDKRAITSIQKALPASQFNAVRKKKQCDLVTVTKRSELFGSEKFNPRQGIKFLAKAHSA